One Solanum lycopersicum chromosome 2, SLM_r2.1 genomic region harbors:
- the LOC104645574 gene encoding uncharacterized protein, producing MCFVFVCDEDERVVRREKAKGVCPYCGGMIQAVDVESQWRLFFIPISFKTKRKYYCTLCLKCLVL from the coding sequence ATGTGCTTTGTGTTTGTTTGCGATGAAGATGAAAGGGTTGTACGAAGAGAGAAAGCAAAAGGTGTTTGCCCTTACTGTGGAGGAATGATTCAAGCTGTGGATGTAGAGAGCCAGTGGAGACTCTTTTTTATTCCCATTTCATTCAAAACTAAACGTAAATATTATTGTACCCTCTGTCTTAAGTGTTTGGTACTTTAG